CTTCAGATTGAACATCGCCCAACGATAGAATACCTGAAATAATTCAATGCTTGCTTTCATGTACCGATTCCACGTCACTGAAAAAGAGGAGAGTTGACATTGAAACCCGATTTTAGTAAGCACCATGGATTGCTTCCTGCGATTGCTCAAAATGCCAGCGATGGCAAAGTATTGATGTTGGCTTACATGAATGAACTCGCATGGGATAAAACCGTGGAAACGGGGAAGGCTCACTACTGGAGCAGATCCCGCCAGAAGCTCTGGCTCAAGGGAGAAGAGTCCGGTCACGTGCAAATGGTCAAAGAGATCTATGTAGACTGTGATTTGGACACGATCCTGCTCAAAGTGGAGCAAATTGGCAAAGCTGCCTGCCATACCGGCTATGAAAGCTGTTTTTACCGCCGCTATCGAGAAGGCCGGTTGGAAGTGATCGGGCAACCTATTTTTGATCCAAAGGAGGTCTATAAAAAGTGAAACAACTCGTCTTGGGTATTCCCAAGGGAAGTCTTCAGGAATCCACTCTCAGGCTCTTTCGCCAGTCCGGTTGGCGAATCTCTCTTTCCGACAGAAATTATTTTCCTGAAATCAACGATGCAGATATCAGCTGTTCCATCTGCCGGGCTCAGGAGATGTCGCGATACGTGGAAAGCGGCACTTTCGATGTGGGGCTTACGGGGCGCGACTGGATCATGGAAAACGATTCAGACGTGATCGTCGTGGCAGATCTCATCTATTCCAAGGTAAGCCAGCGCCCAGCCCGTTGGGTACTGGCAGTTCCCCTGGACTCGCCAGTCCATGATCTCAAGGACTTACAGGGCAAAAAGATCGCCACGGAACTGGTAAATTTCACACGGCGGTATTTTTCCGCGGCTGGGGTAGATGTCAACGTGGAGTTCTCCTGGGGAGCCACGGAAGCAAAAGTCATCGCCGGACTGTGTGATGCAATTGTGGAGGTGACTGAAACCGGAGCGACCATGCGCGCCAACGGGCTTCGAATAGCAAAGGAATTGATGCAGTCCAATACGCAGTTGATCGCCAACAAAAAGGCCTGGGAAGATCCGTGGAAACGAGAGAAAATCGAACACATTTCCATGCTTCTCCAATCTGCACTGCGTGCGGAAGAACTTGTGGGACTGAAGATGAATGTGCCCGAAGAGCACTTGAACGCGGTCATAGAGCTTTTACCGAGCCTCAATGCACCCACTATCGCACATCTCTACCAGAGCGACTGGCTTTCTGTGGAAACAGTCGTATCCAAGAATATTGTGAGGGAATTGATTCCCCAGCTCATAAAACGGGGCGCACAAGGCATCATCGAATACTCGCTCAATAAGGTGATCTGATGTCCTGGGGGATTTGTCATCGTATCTTTTGGATTTTTCTGCTTTTGGTCAGCATGGGTTGTGCGACGGCAGGCACGTCCCGGCACAGTGCAGATCAGTTGCGAAAAATGGGAGAAGGCTTTCTAGCCGCAGGAGATTTGGGGCAGGCTCTTAAATTCCTTACTCAGGCGGAAGCAAAACAGCCGAATGACCCTGTAATCCATTACGACCTTGGGCTCGCCTACGACGAGAGGGGATTGTCATCCGATGCCCTGAAACATTTTCAAAAAGCGTTGAGTTTAAAACCGGATTATTCGGAAGCATACAATGCTCTGGGACGTCACTATGCCCGCCAGAATCAGCTGGATCTGGCCCAGGATTCTTTCGAAAAAGCCCTGTCCAATCCTTTTTACTCGACTCCCCATCTCGCATTGTACAACCTCGGATTGATTTACGACAAGAAGGGCGACCGTGAAGCCGCTTTGCAGCGGTATCAGGAAGC
This region of Desulforhabdus amnigena genomic DNA includes:
- the hisI gene encoding phosphoribosyl-AMP cyclohydrolase, which encodes MKPDFSKHHGLLPAIAQNASDGKVLMLAYMNELAWDKTVETGKAHYWSRSRQKLWLKGEESGHVQMVKEIYVDCDLDTILLKVEQIGKAACHTGYESCFYRRYREGRLEVIGQPIFDPKEVYKK
- the hisG gene encoding ATP phosphoribosyltransferase; the protein is MKQLVLGIPKGSLQESTLRLFRQSGWRISLSDRNYFPEINDADISCSICRAQEMSRYVESGTFDVGLTGRDWIMENDSDVIVVADLIYSKVSQRPARWVLAVPLDSPVHDLKDLQGKKIATELVNFTRRYFSAAGVDVNVEFSWGATEAKVIAGLCDAIVEVTETGATMRANGLRIAKELMQSNTQLIANKKAWEDPWKREKIEHISMLLQSALRAEELVGLKMNVPEEHLNAVIELLPSLNAPTIAHLYQSDWLSVETVVSKNIVRELIPQLIKRGAQGIIEYSLNKVI